Proteins encoded in a region of the Pseudomonadota bacterium genome:
- a CDS encoding tetratricopeptide repeat protein encodes MSGEGANSRRLLEAALGQHRLGRLDEAASLYRQLLSNQPRHAQALQLLGTLEQQRGRSAAALRLMRQAVALEPSIAWYHGNVAEAQRAAGHRKAAVASARRGHAILAAAEETLLVLGNVLAEDGDVLGAAVAFQRALALAPAYGEAANNLGDLWSQLQQPDMARRSFWRVLALQPLHAAARTNLANALYGMGEAPAALHHYRLAIALEPDAAETHVGSGVAWRQCAGFERALICYRRALVLAPGSVEARYNMSLVQLTRGDYAGGWPGFALRRRIRAFRPIRPEPQEPLWQGEDLKGRSILLHAEQGHGDAIQFARYVPMVAARGGRVVLECHPALLRLFASLAGAAHLRARGTELPQFDLHCPLMSLAEVFDTGVDSIPATTPYLAVSDEATARWQERLQRLPRPRIGLCWRGSRTFREDRTRSPGLAAFEPILALEGPSFAALMPDPEPDPRVFDVTALLDDFAETAAAIAVLDLVITSDTAVAHLAGALGRPAWVMLQHVPDWRWFLERSDSPWYPSLRLYRQPGPGDWLSVALQIAADLAGYSV; translated from the coding sequence GTGAGCGGCGAAGGCGCCAACTCTCGCCGTCTCCTCGAGGCCGCCCTCGGGCAGCATCGCCTGGGCCGCCTCGACGAAGCGGCCTCGCTCTATCGCCAGCTCCTCTCGAACCAGCCCCGGCACGCCCAGGCCCTGCAGCTCCTGGGCACGCTCGAGCAGCAGCGCGGTCGAAGCGCAGCCGCACTCCGATTGATGCGCCAAGCCGTGGCGCTGGAGCCGTCGATCGCCTGGTATCACGGCAATGTGGCTGAGGCCCAGCGCGCGGCAGGACACCGAAAGGCTGCCGTCGCCAGCGCCCGGCGTGGGCACGCAATCCTTGCCGCCGCCGAGGAAACGCTGCTGGTCCTCGGCAATGTTCTCGCTGAAGACGGCGATGTCCTCGGCGCCGCCGTCGCATTCCAGAGGGCACTGGCGCTGGCGCCTGCTTACGGCGAGGCCGCCAACAATCTGGGCGATCTCTGGTCGCAGCTGCAGCAACCCGATATGGCCCGGCGCTCCTTCTGGCGCGTGCTGGCGTTGCAACCGCTCCACGCGGCCGCCCGAACCAATCTGGCGAATGCTCTCTATGGAATGGGCGAGGCGCCAGCGGCGCTCCACCACTATCGTCTCGCCATCGCGCTCGAGCCCGATGCCGCCGAGACCCATGTCGGCAGCGGGGTCGCGTGGCGTCAGTGCGCGGGATTCGAGAGAGCGCTCATATGCTATCGCCGCGCGCTCGTGCTGGCGCCGGGATCGGTCGAGGCGCGCTACAACATGAGCCTGGTTCAGCTCACGCGGGGCGACTATGCCGGGGGATGGCCGGGCTTCGCGCTCCGCCGTCGGATTCGCGCCTTCCGGCCGATCCGGCCCGAGCCGCAAGAGCCGCTCTGGCAGGGCGAGGATCTCAAGGGGCGCAGCATTCTGCTGCATGCCGAACAGGGCCACGGCGACGCGATCCAGTTCGCGCGCTATGTCCCGATGGTGGCCGCACGCGGCGGCCGCGTCGTCTTGGAATGCCACCCGGCGCTGCTACGGCTCTTCGCCTCGCTCGCCGGCGCGGCGCATCTCCGCGCGCGCGGCACGGAGCTGCCGCAATTCGACTTGCATTGCCCGCTGATGAGCCTCGCCGAGGTATTCGACACCGGGGTCGATTCCATACCGGCGACGACGCCGTATCTCGCGGTCTCCGATGAGGCGACAGCGCGCTGGCAGGAGCGCCTCCAGCGATTGCCGCGGCCGCGCATCGGGCTTTGCTGGCGCGGCAGCCGCACCTTCCGCGAAGACCGCACGCGCTCGCCTGGCTTGGCGGCGTTCGAGCCGATCCTCGCCCTGGAAGGGCCAAGCTTCGCTGCCTTGATGCCGGACCCCGAGCCGGACCCGCGCGTCTTCGACGTCACCGCCCTGCTTGACGATTTCGCCGAGACCGCGGCGGCCATCGCCGTCCTCGACCTCGTCATTACCTCCGACACCGCGGTCGCCCATCTCGCCGGCGCGCTCGGCCGGCCGGCCTGGGTCATGCTGCAGCATGTGCCGGATTGGCGCTGGTTCCTCGAGCGCAGCGACTCGCCCTGGTATCCGAGCCTCAGGCTCTACCGCCAGCCCGGGCCCGGGGATTGGCTGAGCGTGGCACTCCAGATCGCCGCGGATCTCGCCGGCTATTCGGTTTAG
- a CDS encoding MBL fold metallo-hydrolase has product MPLPFALNHINLWLLEDGEGWTIVDCGLASEETKAYWQRLFETKLGGRPVGRVICTHFHPDHAGLAGWLVERWGVELWMSRTEFLFARSLQMDAGQPVIDHMLAFYKRAGCGPEFLEAISQIGATYPKRVTPLPRAYHRMHEGEEIDIGGRLWKVVVGTGHAPEHCCLHCPELGVLIAGDMVLPRISPNVSVWNSEPEANPLADFLASLAKLSSLPAETTVLPSHNEPFLGMRERLAELAQHHEERLVDLLGLLDRQKTAIELAKDLFKRKLDLHQTTFAVGETLAHLHLLRARDQAKRVTDANGVHLYERA; this is encoded by the coding sequence ATGCCGCTGCCCTTCGCCCTCAATCACATCAATCTCTGGCTGCTCGAGGACGGCGAAGGCTGGACCATCGTCGATTGCGGGCTGGCGAGCGAGGAGACGAAGGCCTACTGGCAGCGCCTGTTCGAGACCAAGCTCGGCGGCCGCCCGGTCGGCCGGGTCATCTGCACGCATTTCCATCCCGACCATGCCGGCTTGGCCGGCTGGCTGGTGGAGCGCTGGGGCGTGGAGCTGTGGATGAGCCGCACGGAATTTCTGTTTGCCCGGAGCCTGCAGATGGATGCCGGCCAGCCGGTGATCGATCACATGCTCGCCTTCTACAAGCGCGCCGGCTGCGGGCCGGAGTTCCTCGAGGCGATCAGCCAGATCGGCGCCACATATCCCAAGCGCGTGACACCGCTGCCGCGGGCCTATCATAGAATGCACGAGGGCGAGGAGATCGATATCGGCGGCCGCCTCTGGAAGGTGGTGGTGGGCACCGGGCACGCTCCGGAGCACTGCTGCCTCCACTGCCCCGAGCTCGGCGTGCTCATCGCCGGCGACATGGTGCTGCCGCGCATCTCGCCCAATGTCAGCGTCTGGAACTCCGAGCCCGAGGCCAATCCCCTCGCCGATTTCCTGGCATCGCTCGCCAAGCTCTCGAGCTTGCCGGCAGAGACCACGGTGCTGCCCTCCCACAACGAGCCGTTTCTCGGCATGCGCGAGCGGCTGGCGGAGCTGGCCCAGCACCATGAGGAGCGGCTCGTCGATCTCCTGGGGCTCCTCGATCGGCAGAAGACGGCGATCGAGCTCGCCAAGGACCTGTTCAAGCGCAAGCTCGATCTGCATCAGACCACCTTCGCGGTCGGCGAGACACTGGCGCATTTGCACCTCCTTCGCGCCCGGGACCAAGCCAAGCGCGTGACCGACGCCAACGGGGTGCACCTGTACGAACGGGCGTGA
- a CDS encoding HigA family addiction module antidote protein: protein MSRSPITIDEGVRDGLPPTYPGEILREELSALGLSASAFAAAIDVPPNRVTQILAGRRSVTADSALRLARFFGTTARFWLNLQSLYDLKVAAAESGSRIIQRVRPRAA, encoded by the coding sequence ATGTCGAGATCGCCGATTACCATTGACGAAGGCGTGCGCGACGGACTGCCGCCGACGTATCCAGGCGAAATCCTGCGCGAGGAGCTAAGCGCGCTCGGCCTATCGGCCAGCGCCTTCGCTGCCGCGATTGACGTTCCGCCCAATCGCGTCACGCAGATCCTCGCGGGTCGCCGCAGCGTGACTGCGGATTCAGCCCTCAGGCTCGCACGTTTCTTTGGCACGACCGCGCGCTTCTGGCTCAATCTGCAGAGCCTCTACGACCTCAAGGTCGCCGCGGCGGAGAGCGGATCGCGGATCATCCAGCGCGTACGCCCAAGAGCCGCTTGA